Proteins from one Bos taurus isolate L1 Dominette 01449 registration number 42190680 breed Hereford chromosome 7, ARS-UCD2.0, whole genome shotgun sequence genomic window:
- the OR7G7 gene encoding olfactory receptor family 7 subfamily G member 7, producing the protein METKNQTDIAEFLLLGLSEDPEEQPLLFGLFLTIYLVTALGNLLIMLAIGSDSHLHTPMYFFLSHLSFTDLCFSTTTVPKMLVNIERRSKSISYTGCLTQVCFVLLFAGLENFLLAAMAYDRYVAICHPLRYVVIMNPCLCGLLILLSLVISSADALLHTLMVFRLSFCTELEIPHFFCELDQVIKVACSDTLINNIVVYLVTSILGGVPLLGIIFSYTQIVSSILRMPSAGGKYKAFSTCGSHLSVVSLFYGTAFGVYISSALTHSSKETAIASLMYTVVPPMLNPFIYSLRNRDMKQALRKLI; encoded by the coding sequence ATGGAAACCAAAAACCAAACAGATATAGCAGAATTTCTCCTCCTTGGTCTCTCAGAAGATCCAGAAGAGCAGCCCCTCCTCTTCGGTCTATTCCTGACCATATATCTGGTCACTGCGCTTGGCAACCTGCTCATCATGCTGGCCATTGGCTCtgactcccacctccacacccccatgtacttcttcctctcccacCTGTCCTTCACTGACCTCTGTTTCAGCACCACCACAGTCCCCAAGATGCTTGTGAACATTGAAAGACGGAGCAAATCCATCAGTTACACAGGCTGCCTCACCCAGGTTTGTTTTGTCCTCTTATTTGCAGGCCTGGAAAACTTTCTCCTGGCAgcgatggcctatgaccgctatgtggccatctgccacccaCTGAGGTACGTTGTCATCATGAACCCCTGCCTCTGTGGCCTGTTGATTCTACTCTCCCTGGTCATTAGCAGTGCAGATGCCCTGCTCCACACTCTGATGGTATTCCGACTGTCCTTCTGCACAGAGCTGGAAATCCCCCATTTCTTCTGTGAACTGGATCAGGTCATCAAGGTGGCATGTTCTGATACCCTCATCAATAACATCGTGGTATATTTAGTGACTAGCATATTGGGTGGTGTTCCTCTCCTTGGCATTATCTTCTCTTACACTCAAATTGTCTCCTCCATTCTGAGAATGCCCTCAGCTGGTGGGAAATATAAAGCCTTTTCCACCTGTGGATCTCATCTCTCTGTGGTTTCCTTATTTTATGGGACAGCTTTTGGAGTGTACATTAGTTCTGCACTTACACACTCTTCCAAGGAGACAGCAATAGCCTCATTGATGTACACGGTGGTCCCTCCAATGttgaaccccttcatctacagcctgaggaacagAGACATGAAGCAAGCCTTGCGGAAACTTATCTGA
- the OR7G44 gene encoding olfactory receptor family 7 subfamily G member 44 — protein sequence MGPRNKTGVSEFLLMEVTKDLELQPLHFILFLSIYLVTTLGNLLIVMAVISDSHLHTPMYFFLYNLSFTDICLSTTTIPKMLVNIQTQNQSVTYTGCLTQLCFVLVFASLESFLLAIMAYDRYVAICHPLRYMAIMNFRLCGWLILFSLFISIVDALLHSLMVLQLTFCTDLEIPLFFCEVVQVIKLACSDTLINNILIYLATSIFGGVSVCGIIFSYTQIVSSVLRMPSVGGKYKAFSTCVSHLSVVSLFYGTGLGVYISSALVNSSRQTAVASVIYTVVPQMMNPFIYSLRNRDMKEALRKLISKIPLPFQDCVI from the coding sequence ATGGGACCCAGAAACAAAACAGGAGTTTCAGAATTCCTTCTTATGGAAGTGACAAAGGATCTGGAACTGCAGCCACTCCACTTCATTCTGTTCTTGTCCATTTACCTGGTTACCACTCTGGGAAACCTGCTTATCGTCATGGCTGTCATCTCtgactcccacctccacacccccatgtacttctttctctACAACCTGTCCTTTACTGATATCTGTTTAAGCACAACCACGATCCCAAAGATGCTGGTGAACATCCAAACGCAGAATCAGAGCGTCACTTACACAGGCTGCCTCACCCAGCTCTGCTTTGTCCTGGTGTTTGCTAGTTTGGAAAGTTTTCTCCTTGCAAtaatggcctatgaccgctatgtggccatttGTCACCCACTGAGGTACATGGCCATCATGAACTTTCGCCTTTGTGGTTGGCTGATTCTATTCTCCTTGTTTATTAGCATCGTGGATGCCCTGCTCCACAGCCTGATGGTGTTGCAGCTGACCTTTTGCACAGACCTGGAAATCCCTCTCTTCTTCTGTGAAGTTGTTCAGGTCATCAAGCTTGCATGTTCTGATACCCTCATTAACAATATCCTGATATATTTGGCAACTAGTATATTTGGTGGTGTTTCTGTGTGTGGAATCATATTCTCCTATACTCAAATTGTCTCCTCAGTTTTGAGAATGCCATCAGTGGGTGGAAAGTATAAAGCTTTTTCCACCTGTGTTTCTcacctctcagttgtgtccttaTTCTATGGCACAGGCTTGGGGGTGTACATTAGTTCTGCTCTTGTCAATTCTTCCAGGCAGACTGCAGTGGCTTCAGTGATTTATACAGTTGTCCCTCAAATGATGAACCCCTTCATCTATAGTTTGAGGAACAGGGACATGAAGGAAGCTTTGAGAAAACTCATCAGTAAGATACCATTGCCTTTTCAGGACTGTGTTATTTAA
- the OR7G46 gene encoding olfactory receptor 7G1, producing the protein MGPRNKTGILEFLLMEVTEDPELQPLHFILFLFIYLVTILGNLLIIMAVISDSHLHTPMYFFLYNLSFTDICLSTTMIPKMLVNIQTQNQSITYTGCLTQLCFILVFVGLENSLLAVMAHDRYVAICHPLRYMAIMNFPLCGQLILFSLFISIVVALLHSLMVLQLTFCTDLEIPLFFCEVVQVIKLACSDTLINNILIYLATSIFGGIPVCGIIFSYIQIVSSVLRMPSASGKYKAFSTCGSHLSVMSLFYGTGFGVYISFALTNSSRNTAVLSMMYTVVPQMMNPFIYSLRNRDMKGALRKLIVRTSFL; encoded by the coding sequence ATGGGACCCAGAAACAAAACAGGAATTTTAGAATTCCTTCTTATGGAAGTGACAGAAGATCCGGAACTGCAGCCACTCCACTTCATTCTGTTCCTGTTCATATACCTGGTTACCATTCTGGGAAACCTGCTCATCATCATGGCTGTCATCTCtgactcccacctccacacccccatgtacttctttctctACAACTTGTCCTTTACTGACATCTGTTTAAGCACAACCATGATCCCAAAGATGCTAGTGAACATCCAAACACAGAATCAGAGCATCACATATACAGGCTGCCTCACCCAGCTCTGCTTCATCCTAGTCTTTGTTGGTTTGGAAAATAGTCTTCTCGCAGTAATGGCCCATGACCGGTATGTGGCCATTTGTCACCCACTGAGGTACATGGCCATCATGAACTTCCCCCTCTGTGGCCAGCTGATTCTATTCTCCTTGTTTATTAGCATCGTGGTTgcccttcttcacagtctgatGGTGTTGCAGCTGACCTTTTGCACAGATCTGGAAATCCCCCTCTTCTTCTGTGAAGTTGTTCAGGTCATCAAGCTTGCATGTTCTGATACCCTCATTAACAATATCCTGATATATTTGGCAACTAGCATATTTGGGGGTATTCCTGTGTGTGGAATCATTTTCTCTTATATTCAGATAGTGTCCTCTGTCTTGAGAATGCCATCAGCAAGTGGAAAGTATAAAGCGTTTTCCACCTGTGGGTCTCACCTCTCAGTTATGTCCTTATTCTATGGGACAGGTTTTGGAGTGTATATTAGTTTTGCTCTTACTAACTCTTCCAGAAACACTGCCGTGCTTTCAATGATGTACACTGTTGTTCCTCAAATGATGAACCCCTTCATTTATAGCCTGAGGAACAGGGACATGAAAGGAGCTCTGAGAAAACTCATTGTTAGGACTTCTTTTCTGTGA
- the OR7G8 gene encoding olfactory receptor 7G1, translating into MGPRNKTGILEFLLMEVTEDPELQPLHFILFLFIYLVTILGNLLIIMAVISDSHLHTPMYFFLYNLSFTDICLSTTTIPKMLVNIQTQNQSITYTGCLTQLCFILVFVGLENSLLAVMAYDRYVAICHPLRYMAIMNFPLCGQLILFSLFISIVDALLHSLMVLQLTFCTDLEIPLFFCEVVQVIKLACSDTLINNILIYLATSIFGGIPVCGIIFSYIQIVSSVLRMPSASGKYKAFSTCGSHLSVVSLFYGTGFGVYISSALTNSSRNTAVLSMMYTVVPQMMNPFIYSLRNRDMKRALRKLIVRTSSFL; encoded by the coding sequence ATGGGACCCAGAAACAAAACAGGAATTTTAGAATTCCTTCTTATGGAAGTGACAGAAGATCCGGAACTGCAGCCACTCCACTTCATTCTGTTCCTGTTCATATACCTGGTTACCATTCTGGGAAACCTGCTCATCATCATGGCTGTCATCTCtgactcccacctccacacccccatgtacttctttctctACAACTTGTCCTTTACTGACATCTGTTTAAGCACAACCACGATCCCAAAGATGCTAGTGAACATCCAAACACAGAATCAGAGCATCACATATACAGGCTGCCTCACCCAGCTCTGCTTCATCCTAGTCTTTGTTGGTTTGGAAAATAGTCTTCTCGCAGTAATGGCCTATGACCGGTATGTGGCCATTTGTCACCCACTGAGGTACATGGCCATCATGAACTTCCCCCTCTGTGGCCAGCTGATTCTATTCTCCTTGTTTATTAGCATCGTGGATGCCCTGCTCCACAGCCTGATGGTGTTGCAGCTGACCTTCTGCACCGACCTGGAAATCCCCCTCTTCTTCTGTGAAGTTGTTCAGGTCATCAAGCTTGCATGTTCTGATACCCTCATTAACAATATCCTGATATATTTGGCAACTAGCATATTTGGGGGTATTCCTGTGTGTGGAATCATTTTCTCTTATATTCAGATAGTGTCCTCTGTCTTGAGAATGCCATCAGCAAGTGGAAAGTATAAAGCGTTTTCCACCTGTGGATCTcacctctcagttgtgtccttaTTCTATGGGACAGGTTTTGGGGTGTACATTAGTTCTGCTCTCACTAACTCTTCCAGAAACACTGCCGTGCTTTCAATGATGTACACTGTTGTTCCTCAAATGATGAACCCCTTCATTTATAGCCTGAGGAACAGGGACATGAAAAGAGCCTTGAGGAAACTCATCGTTAGGACTTCTTCTTTTCTGtga
- the OR7G50 gene encoding putative gustatory receptor clone PTE38 produces MEQRNKTHASDFLLMEVTEDPKLRSFLFSLFLSMYLVTVLGNLLIILAVSSDSHLHTPMYFFLSNLSVNDICLTTTTIPKMLVNIQTQNQSITYTGCLTQICFVLVFASLESSLLAVMAYDRYVAICHPLRYSVIMSPRLCGLVILLTLFIIIMDALLHTLMLLQLTFCTDLEIPLFFCEVVQVIKLACSDTFINNILIYLATSIFGGIPVCGIIFSYIQIVSSVLRMPSASGKYRAFSTCGSHLSVVSLFYGTGLGVNISFALTNSSRNTAVLSMMYTVVPQMMNPFIYSLRNRDMKEALRKLIVKTPFL; encoded by the coding sequence ATGGAACAGAGGAATAAAACACATGCTTCAGATTTTCTTCTCATGGAAGTGACAGAGGATCCAAAGCTGCGGTCCTTCCTTTTCAGCCTCTTCTTGTCCATGTATCTGGTCACAGTCCTGGGAAATCTGCTCATCATCCTAGCCGTCAGCTCtgactcccacctccacacccccatgtacttctttctctCCAATCTGTCTGTTAACGACATCTGTTTAACCACTACCACAATCCCAAAGATGCTAGTGAACATCCAAACACAGAATCAGAGCATCACTTATACAGGCTGCCTCACGCAGATCTGCTTTGTCCTGGTGTTTGCTAGTTTGGAAAGTTCTCTCCTTGCAGTAATGGCCTATGACCGGTATGTGGCCATTTGTCACCCACTGAGATATAGTGTTATCATGAGCCCCCGCCTCTGTGGGCTGGTGATCTTACTCAccctgtttattattattatggatgCCCTGCTCCACACTCTGATGCTGTTACAGCTGACCTTCTGCACAGACCTGGAAATCCCCCTCTTCTTCTGTGAAGTTGTTCAGGTCATCAAGCTTGCATGTTCTGATACCTTCATTAACAATATCCTGATATATTTGGCAACTAGCATATTTGGGGGTATTCCTGTGTGTGGAATCATTTTCTCTTATATTCAGATAGTGTCCTCTGTCTTGAGAATGCCATCAGCAAGTGGAAAGTATAGAGCGTTTTCCACCTGTGGGTCTcacctctcagttgtgtccttaTTCTATGGGACAGGTTTGGGGGTGAACATTAGTTTTGCTCTTACTAACTCTTCCAGAAACACTGCCGTGCTTTCAATGATGTACACTGTTGTTCCTCAAATGATGAACCCCTTCATTTATAGCCTGAGGAACAGGGACATGAAAGAAGCCTTGAGGAAACTCATTGTTAAGACTCCTTTTCTGTGA